The proteins below come from a single Halobacillus salinarum genomic window:
- a CDS encoding Asp23/Gls24 family envelope stress response protein, which produces MSENHLLNVTDGSTLGNVEIAPEVIEVIAGIAVSEVAGVASMRGNFASGVVERLGKKNHGKGVKVELTEQGILIDAYVVMDYGISIPDTAKKIQDNTRQALKNMTALEIKEINVHIVGVQMESKEEEFENEEF; this is translated from the coding sequence ATGAGTGAGAATCATCTCTTAAACGTAACCGACGGATCAACGCTTGGAAATGTAGAGATTGCTCCCGAAGTAATCGAAGTAATTGCCGGGATTGCAGTTTCTGAAGTAGCAGGGGTTGCTTCCATGCGTGGTAACTTTGCTTCAGGGGTTGTAGAAAGATTAGGCAAGAAGAATCACGGCAAAGGTGTAAAAGTCGAATTAACGGAACAAGGAATTCTGATTGATGCTTACGTAGTTATGGATTATGGAATTTCAATTCCTGATACGGCAAAGAAAATCCAGGATAATACGAGGCAGGCATTGAAGAACATGACGGCACTCGAGATTAAAGAGATTAATGTGCATATTGTTGGAGTACAAATGGAGAGTAAAGAAGAAGAATTCGAGAATGAAGAGTTTTAG
- the accC gene encoding acetyl-CoA carboxylase biotin carboxylase subunit — MIKKILIANRGEIAVRIIRACKEMNIQTVAIYSEADKEALHVQLAEEAYCVGPKLSKDSYLNYTNIMSLATLTEIDAIHPGYGFLAENAEFAEMCDECNITFIGPSAYAIQKMGTKDVARETMREAGVPVVPGSEGIIKNEEEGIKIAEEIGYPVIIKATAGGGGKGIRVARNEEDLKKGIEVTQQEAETAFGNPGVYLEKFIEDFRHVEIQVLADNHGNAIHLGERDCSIQRRLQKLIEETPSPAITPEMRKKMGDAAVKAALAVNYSGAGTVEFIFDKEEETFYFMEMNTRIQVEHPVTELVTGVDLIKEQILVANNEQLAYKQEDIEFEGWAMECRINAEDPFKNFMPSAGKIDMYLPPGGFGVRVDSAAYPGYMIPPYYDSMVAKLITYGKDRKEAIQRMRRALDEFVVEGVHTTIPFHQRMMEHEIFVGGDFNTKFLEKYTIMKEED; from the coding sequence TTGATTAAAAAAATATTAATTGCAAACCGGGGAGAAATTGCTGTCCGGATCATACGCGCGTGTAAAGAAATGAACATCCAGACAGTGGCCATTTATTCTGAAGCGGATAAAGAGGCGCTGCATGTGCAGCTCGCTGAAGAAGCCTACTGCGTAGGGCCTAAACTAAGTAAAGACAGCTACTTAAACTATACAAATATTATGAGTCTTGCCACGTTAACTGAGATAGACGCTATTCATCCAGGCTACGGCTTTTTGGCGGAGAATGCCGAGTTTGCTGAAATGTGTGACGAATGCAACATCACCTTTATCGGCCCGTCAGCCTATGCCATTCAAAAGATGGGTACAAAGGATGTGGCCAGAGAGACGATGCGGGAAGCCGGGGTACCTGTCGTTCCAGGATCGGAAGGCATCATTAAAAATGAAGAAGAAGGGATAAAAATAGCTGAGGAGATCGGCTACCCTGTCATTATTAAAGCTACGGCCGGCGGAGGTGGAAAAGGAATCCGCGTGGCTAGAAATGAAGAAGACCTGAAAAAAGGGATTGAAGTTACCCAGCAGGAAGCAGAGACAGCTTTTGGGAATCCTGGTGTCTATCTCGAGAAATTCATTGAAGACTTTCGTCATGTGGAGATCCAGGTGCTTGCTGACAATCATGGCAATGCGATCCACCTGGGAGAAAGAGACTGCTCCATCCAGCGGCGGCTGCAAAAGCTCATTGAAGAAACACCGTCTCCAGCTATCACTCCAGAGATGAGAAAGAAAATGGGGGACGCTGCTGTGAAAGCGGCACTGGCTGTGAACTACTCAGGTGCGGGTACCGTTGAATTCATCTTTGATAAAGAGGAAGAAACATTCTATTTCATGGAAATGAACACGAGAATTCAAGTAGAACACCCGGTAACTGAGCTCGTTACGGGGGTAGATTTAATTAAAGAACAAATATTAGTTGCCAATAACGAACAGCTCGCCTACAAACAGGAAGACATTGAGTTTGAAGGCTGGGCAATGGAGTGCCGGATCAATGCAGAAGATCCATTTAAGAACTTCATGCCTTCTGCAGGGAAAATCGATATGTACCTGCCTCCTGGAGGATTTGGTGTCAGGGTGGACTCTGCAGCATATCCAGGCTATATGATTCCGCCCTATTACGATTCCATGGTCGCAAAATTAATTACCTATGGTAAAGATCGAAAGGAAGCGATCCAGAGAATGAGACGGGCTCTGGATGAATTCGTTGTTGAAGGGGTCCATACGACCATTCCTTTCCACCAAAGAATGATGGAGCATGAAATTTTTGTTGGTGGAGACTTTAATACAAAGTTCTTAGAAAAATATACTATAATGAAGGAAGAAGATTAA
- a CDS encoding SpoIIIAH-like family protein, translated as MLKKQTVWLLTMLSLLIVLSVYYMTSPDNGEMAFIQDNQWNEESKDTEQTNADATKDGTVISQLSTDELFAAIRLDKQNERDQLQEQLSDIVASSNFSTEEKNDAMNKLEALQEAESKESILENTIRASAPYEDVLVRSDEDVVHVTVKANELSKSATNEIIQMVSDEFGEKRVDVKFQPEQ; from the coding sequence TTGTTAAAAAAACAAACGGTTTGGCTGTTGACGATGCTGAGTTTATTAATTGTATTGAGTGTTTACTACATGACTTCCCCAGATAATGGAGAAATGGCCTTTATTCAAGATAATCAATGGAATGAAGAAAGCAAAGATACAGAACAAACAAACGCGGATGCGACGAAGGATGGTACTGTAATTTCTCAACTTTCTACAGATGAATTATTTGCTGCCATCCGACTTGATAAACAAAATGAGAGAGATCAATTACAGGAGCAGCTTTCAGACATCGTTGCTTCCAGCAACTTTAGTACAGAAGAAAAGAATGATGCCATGAATAAATTGGAAGCACTACAGGAAGCAGAATCCAAAGAATCGATCTTAGAAAACACCATTCGGGCAAGCGCACCTTATGAAGATGTCCTTGTTCGCTCTGATGAAGATGTCGTTCACGTCACTGTAAAAGCGAATGAACTTTCTAAATCAGCTACAAATGAAATCATTCAAATGGTATCTGATGAGTTTGGCGAAAAACGAGTAGATGTTAAGTTCCAGCCAGAGCAATAA
- the ahrC gene encoding transcriptional regulator AhrC/ArgR produces the protein MNKGQRHIKIRELITNDDIETQDELVDRLKGMGYNVTQATVSRDIKELHLVKVPMMDGRYKYSLPADQRFNPFEKLKRLMMDAFVSIDRAGHFIILKTLPGNANAVGALIDNLEWEEIMGTICGDDTCLIICRSQDQTETISEQLLNML, from the coding sequence ATGAATAAAGGGCAGAGACATATAAAAATCAGAGAGCTCATTACAAATGATGATATTGAAACCCAGGATGAACTGGTGGACCGATTAAAAGGAATGGGATATAACGTAACACAGGCAACTGTATCGAGAGACATAAAAGAGCTGCATTTAGTAAAGGTTCCTATGATGGATGGCCGCTACAAATACAGTCTGCCTGCGGATCAGCGGTTTAATCCGTTTGAAAAGCTAAAGCGGCTGATGATGGATGCCTTTGTCAGTATTGACCGTGCTGGACATTTTATCATCTTAAAAACCCTTCCCGGTAACGCCAATGCTGTTGGTGCACTGATTGATAATTTGGAGTGGGAAGAGATTATGGGAACGATTTGCGGGGATGATACGTGTTTGATTATATGCAGAAGCCAGGATCAGACTGAAACGATCAGCGAACAGTTGTTAAATATGCTTTAA
- the recN gene encoding DNA repair protein RecN: protein MLTELSIRDFAIIDEVSITFKEGLTVLTGETGAGKSIIIDAIQLLAGGRGSVEFVRHGTKKAEIEGLFIVEDAHPVYKKAGQFGIDISEDGMVVLQRTITNQGKSICRVNGKLVTLAILKEFGQSLIDIHSQHETQSLMDPDRHIELLDLFSAEQLSSSIEDYQSVFEKYQMLNKRFKELSENEQEMAQRLDLLEFQFRELQEAELVPKEDEELSDERNKLMNYEKIYQGIHDAYHSLYGEQKGLDWLSHAMTSLESTADFDEQLSKLSEELSNAYYVIEEITFQLSSQMNELEFDPERLNQIEGRLNEINRLKKKYGQTVENMLEYASRIEEEIDEIKNKDSHLHRLEQQIHELGQDAVLDAKNIHDIRKISSEKLAEYVHEELKDLYLEKAAFEVDIQIKEGKSTDPVFEDRHVKLQKNGFDIVKFLITTNPGEPLKELHKVASGGEMSRIMLALKRIFSRHQGVTSVIFDEVDTGVSGRVAQAIAEKIYGISKGSQVLCISHLPQVAAMADTHVRIEKQVHDDRTSTVVKEMNEEEKAEEISRMITGAELTETTFEHAKELLAMASKHKQ, encoded by the coding sequence ATGTTAACCGAATTATCCATACGCGATTTCGCGATAATCGATGAAGTGTCTATCACTTTTAAAGAAGGTCTTACTGTTTTAACAGGGGAAACAGGTGCAGGGAAATCCATTATTATTGATGCGATCCAGCTGCTTGCCGGCGGAAGAGGTTCCGTTGAATTTGTCCGTCATGGCACAAAAAAAGCAGAAATTGAAGGATTATTTATTGTAGAAGACGCGCATCCTGTGTACAAAAAAGCAGGGCAGTTTGGTATCGATATCAGTGAGGATGGAATGGTTGTCCTTCAAAGAACCATTACGAATCAAGGCAAAAGCATCTGCCGTGTAAATGGCAAGCTTGTTACTCTTGCGATCCTTAAAGAGTTCGGCCAGTCTTTAATTGATATTCACAGTCAGCATGAAACCCAATCTCTAATGGATCCTGATCGTCATATAGAACTGCTTGACCTTTTTTCAGCTGAACAGCTCTCTTCTTCAATTGAGGATTATCAATCAGTATTTGAAAAATATCAAATGCTCAATAAACGTTTTAAAGAATTGAGTGAAAATGAACAGGAAATGGCTCAGCGTTTGGATTTGCTTGAATTTCAGTTTCGTGAGCTTCAGGAAGCTGAGCTTGTTCCTAAAGAGGATGAGGAACTCTCGGATGAACGCAATAAATTGATGAATTATGAAAAAATATACCAAGGCATTCACGATGCTTATCATTCACTGTATGGGGAGCAAAAGGGATTGGACTGGCTGAGCCATGCCATGACTTCTCTAGAGAGTACAGCAGACTTTGATGAGCAGCTATCTAAACTTTCGGAGGAACTCAGTAACGCCTATTACGTCATCGAAGAAATAACCTTTCAATTAAGCAGCCAAATGAATGAGCTTGAATTTGATCCGGAACGCCTGAACCAAATTGAAGGACGGTTAAATGAAATCAACCGCTTGAAAAAGAAATATGGACAAACAGTAGAAAATATGCTGGAATATGCTTCAAGAATTGAAGAAGAAATCGATGAAATAAAAAATAAAGATTCGCACCTGCACCGGCTTGAACAACAAATTCATGAACTTGGGCAAGATGCTGTGCTGGATGCAAAAAACATTCATGATATCCGGAAGATCTCCTCTGAAAAGTTAGCTGAGTATGTCCATGAAGAGCTCAAGGATCTATATCTGGAAAAAGCTGCCTTTGAAGTCGATATTCAAATCAAAGAAGGCAAGTCGACAGACCCTGTCTTCGAAGACCGGCATGTGAAACTTCAAAAAAATGGGTTTGATATTGTGAAATTTCTGATCACGACCAATCCTGGCGAGCCACTAAAAGAGCTTCATAAAGTCGCCTCCGGCGGAGAAATGTCAAGGATCATGCTGGCATTAAAAAGGATTTTCTCCCGTCATCAAGGTGTTACCAGTGTCATTTTTGATGAAGTGGACACAGGTGTAAGCGGCCGTGTTGCTCAAGCCATCGCTGAAAAAATTTATGGAATTTCCAAAGGCTCTCAGGTGCTCTGTATTTCTCACCTTCCTCAAGTAGCTGCCATGGCAGATACTCATGTAAGAATTGAAAAGCAGGTGCATGATGATCGAACTTCTACGGTCGTAAAAGAGATGAATGAAGAAGAAAAAGCCGAGGAAATTTCGCGAATGATTACAGGTGCCGAACTCACTGAAACCACATTTGAACATGCAAAAGAGCTTTTGGCTATGGCATCCAAGCATAAGCAATAA
- the spoIVB gene encoding SpoIVB peptidase codes for MKQSNVKRICGSILLLMMLVLPLFTPLKNYLSIPTELKVSANDSVQTASVLNNSNEAETAFSSQDGTSQVFYEFAGIPIKKTDLRKMKDIRLIPGGQSVGVELHTKGVLVVGHHLVNRKEEQASPGEKANVQVGDILLKGNGKELNSMEDLSSIVKEAGEKEQSIKLTIKRGKQIITSSLKPTFNKQEKEYQIGLYVRDSAAGIGTMTFYHPGSGKYGALGHVIADMDTRKPIEIHEGTIVKSHVTSIEKGSEGIPGEKKADFSMRDDRLGNITKNTPFGIFGKLDGDIANEQFPEGLPVGYSDQVKEGPAKILTVLDGDKLQAFDIEIVSNMPKKTPVTKGMIIKITDPELIKKTGGIVQGMSGSPIIQDGHIIGAVTHVFVNDPTSGYGVHIEWMLNEAGINIYQDEKQKAS; via the coding sequence ATGAAGCAATCGAATGTAAAAAGAATTTGCGGTTCTATCCTCCTGCTGATGATGCTCGTTTTACCTTTATTTACCCCACTCAAGAATTATTTATCCATTCCCACGGAATTAAAAGTCAGTGCCAATGATTCCGTACAAACTGCATCGGTATTGAACAATTCCAATGAAGCAGAGACCGCCTTTTCCTCCCAAGATGGAACAAGCCAGGTATTTTATGAATTTGCCGGCATTCCAATCAAGAAAACGGATCTTAGAAAAATGAAGGACATCCGCTTAATTCCTGGCGGCCAGTCTGTCGGAGTTGAACTGCATACCAAAGGTGTATTAGTGGTTGGACATCATCTTGTCAATCGAAAAGAAGAGCAGGCTTCACCAGGAGAAAAAGCGAACGTTCAAGTTGGAGATATTTTATTAAAGGGAAATGGAAAAGAGCTGAACAGTATGGAAGACCTTTCATCCATTGTGAAAGAAGCAGGAGAAAAGGAACAATCCATCAAGCTTACCATTAAAAGAGGAAAACAAATTATTACTTCTTCCTTGAAGCCGACCTTTAATAAACAGGAGAAAGAGTACCAAATCGGATTGTACGTACGTGACTCGGCTGCCGGTATAGGAACGATGACTTTTTATCATCCTGGAAGCGGTAAATATGGTGCATTAGGTCACGTGATTGCCGATATGGATACTAGAAAGCCAATTGAAATACACGAAGGTACCATTGTCAAGTCGCACGTTACCTCTATTGAAAAAGGCAGTGAAGGTATTCCTGGTGAAAAGAAAGCCGATTTTTCCATGCGTGATGATCGATTAGGTAACATCACGAAAAATACACCTTTTGGTATATTCGGAAAACTTGATGGAGATATTGCCAATGAACAATTCCCTGAAGGGCTTCCAGTCGGTTATTCAGACCAAGTGAAAGAAGGCCCTGCCAAAATCCTTACTGTCCTTGATGGAGATAAGCTGCAGGCATTTGATATAGAAATTGTCAGCAATATGCCGAAAAAGACACCAGTGACAAAAGGAATGATTATTAAGATTACTGATCCTGAACTCATCAAGAAAACGGGAGGCATCGTTCAAGGTATGAGCGGCAGCCCAATTATTCAAGATGGACATATTATTGGTGCGGTAACCCATGTATTCGTTAATGATCCAACAAGCGGCTACGGAGTCCACATTGAATGGATGCTGAATGAAGCAGGGATTAATATTTATCAGGACGAAAAACAAAAGGCAAGCTGA
- the nusB gene encoding transcription antitermination factor NusB — translation MNRRTAREKAFQALFQINNGDIEADLAIQHVVDEPVHDAFLNQLVHGVTDNQQQLDEWIAGHLVNWSFNRLPKVEKTALRMAAYEMKFNEDVPSQVAINEAVELAKTFGEEESGKFVNGVLSKMMK, via the coding sequence ATGAATCGAAGAACAGCACGTGAAAAAGCTTTTCAAGCATTATTTCAAATCAATAACGGGGATATTGAAGCAGATCTGGCCATCCAGCATGTTGTAGATGAACCCGTCCATGACGCTTTTTTAAATCAATTGGTGCATGGGGTGACGGATAACCAGCAGCAATTGGATGAATGGATTGCCGGCCACCTTGTTAATTGGAGTTTTAATCGTCTTCCAAAGGTTGAAAAAACGGCGCTCAGGATGGCTGCCTATGAAATGAAATTTAATGAAGATGTCCCTTCACAGGTGGCTATTAATGAAGCTGTGGAGCTGGCAAAGACTTTTGGAGAGGAAGAATCCGGTAAATTTGTGAATGGAGTGCTTTCTAAAATGATGAAATAA
- a CDS encoding TlyA family RNA methyltransferase — translation MGKKIRLDVLLVEKGLMETREKAKRTIMAGLVFVDQIRLDKPGQKVDEEKEIVIKGRAIPYVSRGGLKLEKALNEFSIDLNGKVMIDIGSSTGGFTDCALQNGAKLSYAVDVGYNQLDWKLRNDPNVIVMERTNFRYMTLDQLTHGRPEFASIDVSFISLRIILPVLYQLIAEGGEAVVLIKPQFEAGREQVGRKGIVRDPQIHEQVITDILEFAAKEGFSTLGLTYSPITGGDGNIEFLAYLKAENLTGGNEFAEDVKHVVQEAHQKHSKRS, via the coding sequence ATGGGAAAAAAGATAAGACTTGATGTACTTTTAGTTGAAAAGGGTCTCATGGAGACAAGAGAAAAAGCAAAGCGCACAATTATGGCGGGTCTTGTGTTTGTAGACCAAATCAGGCTCGATAAACCGGGGCAGAAAGTTGACGAAGAAAAGGAAATTGTCATTAAAGGGAGAGCTATTCCCTATGTAAGCCGCGGAGGGCTTAAATTGGAAAAAGCACTTAATGAATTTTCCATCGATTTGAACGGTAAAGTGATGATTGACATCGGGTCATCCACCGGAGGCTTTACGGATTGTGCTTTGCAAAATGGAGCAAAACTCAGCTACGCTGTAGATGTAGGGTATAACCAACTGGACTGGAAATTGAGAAATGACCCGAATGTCATTGTAATGGAAAGAACGAATTTTCGTTATATGACATTGGACCAATTAACTCATGGTCGTCCTGAGTTTGCTTCTATCGATGTTTCCTTTATTTCCCTCCGCATAATTCTTCCTGTTCTTTATCAACTGATTGCCGAGGGCGGTGAAGCAGTTGTCTTGATCAAGCCACAATTTGAAGCCGGCAGAGAACAAGTGGGCAGAAAAGGAATTGTTAGAGATCCGCAAATTCATGAACAAGTTATCACAGATATTCTTGAATTTGCTGCTAAAGAAGGATTTTCCACCCTTGGTTTAACGTATTCTCCAATCACGGGAGGAGACGGAAATATCGAGTTTTTAGCTTACTTAAAAGCAGAAAATCTTACGGGAGGAAATGAATTCGCAGAAGATGTAAAACATGTGGTTCAAGAGGCGCATCAAAAGCACAGTAAACGTTCATAA
- a CDS encoding polyprenyl synthetase family protein, whose product MEGLPEYLARKKNYINDHLIQYIYEYTDEGRLREAMLYSVQAGGKRLRPILLLATAEAYGENEIKAMAAACALEMIHTYSLIHDDLPAMDDDDVRRGQMTSHRKFDEATAILAGDALLTLSFQVIAEEENLTSEERIFLVKELSSASGGRGMVAGQMLDMQSEDKQVSLHALETIHKNKTGRLLNFAVSAGAYIGNASQEERKELVNMGEALGLIFQIQDDILDVTGDAEVMGKPVGSDEGNFKSTYPKLLGLDGAMEQKNNYVQQAQQSLIAAGAEGTMLSKLIDYLSKRDH is encoded by the coding sequence GTGGAAGGTTTGCCGGAGTATCTCGCCAGGAAGAAAAATTATATCAATGATCACTTGATTCAGTACATTTATGAATATACAGATGAAGGCCGCCTTAGAGAAGCGATGCTATATTCCGTTCAGGCTGGGGGAAAGCGGCTGCGCCCAATATTATTACTAGCTACTGCTGAAGCTTACGGGGAGAACGAGATAAAAGCAATGGCAGCTGCCTGTGCTCTGGAGATGATTCATACGTATTCCTTAATTCATGATGATCTTCCTGCAATGGATGATGATGATGTTCGCAGAGGGCAGATGACCAGTCATCGAAAGTTTGACGAGGCGACTGCCATCCTGGCAGGGGACGCCTTGCTTACTCTTAGCTTTCAAGTGATTGCAGAAGAAGAGAACTTGACCTCAGAAGAAAGAATCTTTCTCGTAAAAGAACTTTCATCAGCAAGCGGAGGCCGGGGGATGGTTGCAGGGCAAATGCTTGATATGCAGAGTGAAGATAAACAAGTCTCGCTCCATGCACTTGAAACGATACACAAAAATAAGACTGGACGCCTGCTTAATTTTGCTGTATCAGCAGGGGCTTACATAGGCAACGCTTCTCAAGAAGAGCGAAAAGAACTTGTGAACATGGGGGAAGCTCTGGGACTTATTTTTCAGATTCAGGATGATATTTTGGATGTGACCGGAGATGCTGAAGTAATGGGAAAGCCTGTAGGCAGCGACGAAGGTAATTTCAAAAGCACGTATCCGAAACTCCTCGGTCTGGACGGAGCGATGGAGCAGAAAAACAACTATGTTCAACAAGCTCAACAATCATTAATCGCGGCCGGTGCTGAAGGAACCATGTTATCAAAATTAATTGACTATTTAAGTAAACGGGACCATTAA
- a CDS encoding exodeoxyribonuclease VII small subunit translates to MEENKQELSFEEAMNQLEELVQKLEAGDVPLEKAIQYYQEGMKLSKICNEKLVHVGDQMQKILNEHGEFESFSIQEEE, encoded by the coding sequence ATGGAAGAGAATAAACAGGAATTATCATTTGAGGAAGCCATGAATCAATTGGAAGAGCTCGTCCAAAAACTGGAGGCTGGAGATGTACCTCTGGAAAAAGCTATCCAGTATTATCAGGAAGGCATGAAATTATCCAAAATTTGTAATGAAAAGCTGGTTCATGTTGGAGACCAAATGCAGAAAATACTTAATGAGCATGGTGAATTTGAATCTTTTAGTATTCAGGAGGAAGAGTAG
- the dxs gene encoding 1-deoxy-D-xylulose-5-phosphate synthase, translated as MDLYKIKNPAFLKDMSTIQLEELAKEIRKFLIENLSTTGGHLGANLGVVELTLALHKVFKSPDDRFLFDVGHQSYIHKILTGRAEKFDTLRQYQGLCGFPKCNESEHDIWETGHSSTSLSAAMGMAIARDLNHQNHSIVPIIGDGALTGGMALEALNHIGHEKKNVTVILNDNEMSIAKNVGALHGALGRMRSAGKYNRVKDDLEWLLKKIPAVGGKLAQAAERLKDSMKYFIVPGMFFEELGFTYYGPVDGHDFQDLFENLNYAKKTDGPVIVHVMTQKGKGYHPAESDKKDKWHGVGPYKIESGEKIKPVDAPPAWSEVISEALRKEARKDKRIVAVTPAMILGSKLEKFGEEFPDRLFDVGIAEQHATTVSAGLATQGMKPFLAIYSTFLQRGYDQVIHDVARQKLNVVFGIDRAGLVGADGETHQGVFDIAFLRAVPNMVISMPKDENEAQHLVHTAVTYNDGPFAVRYPRGNAKGVTTDDSSHPIPVGSWEVLREGTDGVILTFGTTIDMAIKASEKLEKEGKSIRVVNARFIKPNDGAMLHDIMKQQLPVLTVEEAVLQGGFGSSILEFAEENHYSAQWVRRMGIPDRFIEHGSVQELWEEIGLTQEKIEENLKEMIPNKQKRA; from the coding sequence ATGGATCTGTATAAAATTAAGAATCCTGCATTTTTAAAAGATATGAGCACCATTCAATTGGAAGAGCTTGCAAAAGAAATAAGAAAATTTTTAATCGAGAATTTATCTACCACAGGCGGTCATTTAGGGGCTAATTTAGGTGTAGTTGAATTGACCCTCGCCCTTCACAAAGTATTTAAAAGTCCTGATGATCGATTTTTGTTTGATGTCGGTCACCAATCCTATATCCATAAGATCTTGACTGGACGCGCAGAGAAATTCGATACATTAAGGCAGTATCAAGGGTTGTGTGGATTTCCTAAATGTAACGAGAGTGAGCATGATATCTGGGAAACCGGACATAGTTCCACATCCCTTTCTGCTGCTATGGGAATGGCGATTGCAAGGGATTTAAACCATCAAAATCACTCCATCGTACCGATTATTGGAGATGGTGCATTGACTGGCGGTATGGCGCTGGAAGCTTTGAATCACATTGGACATGAAAAGAAAAATGTAACTGTTATTCTAAATGATAATGAAATGTCCATAGCCAAAAATGTCGGGGCGCTGCATGGAGCTCTGGGGAGAATGCGCAGTGCGGGGAAATATAACCGTGTGAAAGATGACTTAGAATGGCTGTTGAAGAAGATTCCGGCAGTCGGCGGTAAATTAGCTCAGGCAGCTGAACGATTAAAAGACAGCATGAAGTATTTCATCGTTCCGGGCATGTTTTTTGAAGAACTAGGATTTACTTATTACGGCCCTGTGGACGGACATGATTTTCAGGATTTATTTGAAAATCTTAATTATGCTAAAAAAACCGATGGTCCGGTTATCGTTCACGTGATGACGCAAAAAGGGAAAGGTTATCACCCTGCAGAGTCGGATAAAAAAGATAAATGGCACGGAGTCGGCCCTTACAAAATTGAGTCAGGTGAGAAGATTAAACCTGTGGATGCTCCACCTGCATGGAGTGAAGTGATCAGTGAAGCCTTGCGAAAAGAAGCAAGAAAGGACAAGCGTATTGTAGCGGTTACTCCAGCAATGATCCTCGGGTCGAAACTTGAAAAATTCGGAGAGGAGTTTCCAGACCGTTTATTTGATGTAGGGATTGCAGAGCAGCATGCTACAACGGTTTCCGCTGGACTTGCTACCCAAGGGATGAAGCCTTTTCTTGCTATTTATTCCACCTTTTTACAGAGGGGGTATGACCAGGTCATCCACGATGTCGCACGCCAAAAACTGAACGTAGTATTTGGCATCGACCGTGCTGGATTGGTAGGTGCTGATGGAGAAACGCACCAAGGTGTATTTGACATCGCTTTCTTAAGGGCTGTGCCTAATATGGTTATTAGTATGCCAAAGGATGAAAATGAAGCTCAGCATTTAGTTCATACAGCTGTTACGTACAATGATGGACCGTTTGCTGTCCGGTATCCTCGAGGAAATGCCAAAGGTGTAACTACCGATGACAGTTCACATCCCATTCCTGTAGGGAGCTGGGAGGTTCTTCGTGAAGGTACAGATGGAGTGATCTTAACCTTTGGAACTACGATAGATATGGCTATTAAAGCGAGTGAAAAGCTTGAGAAAGAAGGCAAGTCCATTCGTGTAGTGAACGCCCGTTTTATTAAGCCTAATGATGGAGCTATGCTCCACGATATTATGAAACAGCAACTCCCGGTTTTAACAGTGGAGGAAGCTGTTCTTCAAGGTGGATTCGGTTCGAGTATCTTAGAGTTTGCAGAAGAGAACCATTATTCTGCTCAATGGGTGAGAAGAATGGGAATTCCAGACCGCTTTATTGAACATGGCAGTGTGCAGGAGCTATGGGAAGAAATCGGACTGACTCAGGAAAAGATCGAAGAAAACTTAAAGGAAATGATTCCAAATAAACAAAAAAGGGCCTAA